The genome window GCGCCGACGACCTTCGGCGCGGTCGGGTCCGAAACGTCGACGATCTCGCTCTTGTGGTGAGCCATCACGTTCACGAGGTCGTAGGCCGAATTGTAGACGAGTCCCGTGTCGCCCCAGGGCGTGTGCGTGTGGCTGCCGTACTTCAGCGGAACCTGCGAAAGCGCGACGGGGTTCGCGGGATCGGTCACGTCGACGAGGCGGATGCCGCCCGAGGGCGCCGCGCCGGGACACCCGTCGTCGCCCTGGTACGAGATCGTCGCGATGCGGCCCTTCGTCGTCTCGACGACGCCGACGTCGATGCCGCGACACGGGACGGAGCCCACCTCGGTCGCGTTTTCGGGGTCCCTGATGTCCACGACGTGCAGCCCCGACCGCGACGAAACGTAGGCGTAGCCTCCCTTGAAGGCGATGTCGTTGCCGCCGCCGAAGTCGACCCTCCGCACGGGGTCGAGCTTCGTGACGACGTCCGGGAGGACGTACGGCGCGCGCGGCGCCTCGAGGCGGGGGTCCCCGCCGTCGCCCGCGCCCGGCGTCGAGACGCATCCCGCAAGCGCGGGGAGGACGAGGAGCGCGAAGGCGGCGAGGAGGCGGGAGGCCATGGGTCGCGGACGCGTCCCCCGGAGCATGATCCTTTCCCGTTGGGCGTTCGGCGGGCTTGGAGACACGTTCATGGGGCCGACCGCGCTCGACCGGTCGTGGAGCCGGCCGTCGTCGCCCGAGGACTCGCGAAGCGCTTCGGCGCCCACGAGGCCGTGAAGAACGTCGATTTCGACATTCCCGCGGGAAGCACGTTCGCGTTCCTCGGCCCGAACGGCGCGGGGAAAACCTCCACCATGCGGATGATCTACGGCCTGTCGCCCGTCTCCGCGGGGACGCTCACGGTCCTCGGGCACGACGTTGCGACCGAATCGCGGGCCCTCAAGCGTCTCATCGGGGTCGTGCCCCAGGAAGCGAACCTCGACATGGACATGACGGCGCTCGACAACGTCGTGACGTTCGCGCGCTTCTTCGACATCACGGGCGCGCCGGCGAGGTCCCGCGCGAAGGAGCTTCTCGCGTCCGTCCAGCTCGAGGAGAAGGCGGACGCGCGCGTCGCGACGCTCTCCGGGGGCATGAAGCGGCGGCTCCTCATCGCGCGCGCCCTCGTGAACGACCCCGCGCTCCTCGTGCTCGACGAGCCCACGACGGGCCTCGATCCGCAGTCGCGCGCGCTCCTCTGGGAGCGCATCCGCGACATGCGCCGGGCCGGAAAGACGGTCATCCTCACGACGCACTACATGGAGGAGGCCGAGCGGCTCTCGGACGAGCTCGTCCTCATGGACGGCGGCCGCATCATCGAGCGCGGGACGCCCCGCGAGCTTGTGCTCCGCCACATCGGTCGGGAGGTGCTCGAGCTCGAGCTCCCCCGGGCCGAGCAGGAGCGCGCGCTCAAGGCGCTCGCGGACCGGGCGCGAGGCTCCGACCGGTCGCGCGACTTCGTCCTCTTCCACACGGACGACGCCGAGGCGCTTTTGCGCGAGGCCGAATCCGAGGGTCTTGAACCCGCCTCCGCCGTGCTGCGCCGCGCGAGCCTGGAGGACGTCTTCCTGAAGCTCACCGGCAGGACGCTCCTTGAGTAAGGCTAAATCGTCCCTCGGGGATGACGGACGCATGGCGGAGACCCCGATGGACCAGGCGATGGAGCGCGCGAAGGCGGCGGCGGACGAGGCGGCGCGGATGGCCAAGCAGGCCGCCGCGGACGCGAAGGCCAAGGCGGCCGAGGCGAAGCAGACGGCCGTCGGCGCCGCCGAATCGCTCCTCGACAAGGTCGCGGCCACCGCGAAGGCCGTCGGGAACAAGGCCCGCGCCGCGAAGCGCCGCGTCACGAAGGCGAAGAAGCCCGCGAAGAAGGCCCCCAAGCGCGCGAAGGCCTCGAAGGCGAAGCGCGCGGCGCCGCGCAAGGCCGCGAAGAAGAAGGCGAAGAAGGCCCGCCGCCGCTGAAGCCGAAGATTACTTCCCCGGCGCGGCCGCTCGCGCGGCCATGGTCGCGCTCCCGTTCTCGCCGAGGCTCGCCTTCCGCGTGTGGCAGCGCGAGGCGACGCTCTACCGGAAGCTCTGGGCCTCCACCATCCTCTCGAATCTCTTCGACCCGTTCATCTACCTCGTCGCGATGGGCTACGGCCTCGGCGCGTATCTGACCGAGGGCTTCGAAGGCGTCTCCTATCTGCAATGGATCGCGCCGGGCCTCGTCGCGTCGAGCGTCATGATGGCCGCCGCGTACGAGGTCGCGTGGAACGCGTACGTGCGCATCCACATCGAGCGGACGTACGAGGCGATGATGACCACGCCCGCCGCCCTCGAGGACGTCGTCGTGGGCGAGATCGCCTGGGCGACGACGCGCGCCGTCATCTACGCGGCCGTCATGCTTGTCGTCCTCCTCGCGCTCGGCCTCGTGCGCTCGCCCTGGGCGCTCCTCGTGCCCGCGATCGCGGCGCTCGGCGGCGCGACGTTCGCGGTCCTCGGGCTCACGTACACCGTCCTCGTGAAGCACATGGAGCAGCTCACCTTCTACTTCACCCTCGTCGTGACGCCGATGTTCCTCTTCTCCGGCGTCTTCTTCCCGCTCGACGAGCTGCCGGCCTTCGCGCAGGTCGTCGCCCAGTTCTCGCCGCTCTACCATCTCGTCGAGGTCGTGCGGGCCCTCGTGCTCGGCACCGTGCACGCGGGGCTCTTTGTCCACACGGCCGTGCTCGCCGGTGTCGTCGTCGCGTTGGGATTCCTGCCCGTGAGGCTTCTGCGGCGGAAGCTCCTGATCTGACGCCTACAAGGCCTCGTTCCAGGTTCTTCATGTCCCGCGCGTTCATCCAAGGCGCATGCAGGCACGCCCGTTCGTCGCGCCCTTGCTCGTGATCGCCCTCCTCGCCACACCGGTCGTCGCGGGTCAGGTGACCTACTCCTTCAACGGGGGGACGACGAACGCGATCCAAGGCCTCGACATCGACCCGAAGACGCCCATCCTCGTCGTGCGGCCGAACACGACCGTGGAGACGACGTTCGCTCTCAAGAACACCGGAAACCGGACGCTCAACGTCACGCTGTCGACGATGTCGATGTCGACGAGCGGCGGCGCGACGTACACGGTCACGCGCCCGGACGGCGGCGGAAGCGGGAGTTCGCAATCTAACGCGCAACCGGCCGGCAGCGGCAATGCGACCCTTGATGATCGGCGCGGCGACAACGCCACAGTCTTCACGACACCCGCAGGCGGCGGGAACGGGACAGCGAGCGGGAGCGGCCAGTCGGTCGCATACTCGCGTGGCGCCTTCGCGCCCGCCCTCGACGTGAGCGTATCGCCGCGCAACGTGACGGTCCCCGCGGGAGAGACCGTCGAGGTCAGCGTGCGCCTGAAGGCGAACGCAAACGCGACGGGCGACCACCAGGTCATGCTCATGGCCAACGAGATGGAGGATCCGCGCCGGTCGGCTTCGGGAAGCGTGAGCGTCAGGATCCCGAAGCCATCCGCTCCGAGGGGCGGCGCCAACGACTCGCGGTCGTCATCGCTTCTCGACGTCGAGCCCGTCGAGACGCCGTTCGCCGGGGCCGCCGCTCTCGCCGGAGCGAGTCTCGTCGCGATTGCGCTGCGACGCGCCGGGGGGCGCCGATGAATCGCGTGTCCGCCGTGGTCCTCGCGACGCTCCTCCTTGCCTCGGCCGTGGGCCTCGCGGAAGGACAGCGCTCGCGTACCTTCGTGGTTTCCGACGTCGCGCGCGATGGAAACGACGTCTCCGTCTCGCTTCGAAACGTCGCGTCGTTCGCGCGGATCCATTTCGCGTCGCTTACGGACGACGGCGTCCTCGTCGCTTCGGAATTCAGCGGCGAGGCGTGGAGCCAAGGCCACGTGACGCTTCCGTTTCGGCTCTTTCGCGATGCGCGCGTCGTGACGCTCACCATCTCGTTCGAGCGGGGCAACGGCGAGGAGCGCGAGACGTTCGCCATAGAAATCCCGAGACCCCCGGCCGACGCCGGTCTCTACAAGGTGATCGTTGAAGACGCGACGACGGACGGCGAACGCGCGCGGGTCACGCTCCGCAACGCCGGCAACCGCACGGTGGCCTCCGTCGTCTTAAGCCTCGAGGATCTCGCCGGAATCAAGATCGGAACGCCCTACTTCCGCACGATCGAACGGCTCGCGCCCGGCGATTCCGCCGTTGCGGAATTCGGTCTCGTGAAGGATGCCGCCGACGTTGCCGTCGCCCTCGAATACGACAACCGCACGACGACGACCAAGGTGCGCCTTCGCGAAACGGAAGGCGCGTCGGGAGGAGCGCCCGGGCGGCTCGGCCTCAAGACGGACTTCCCGATCCGCGAGCAGGAGCCGGGGCGCTCAGCCGACTACTCGGTCAAGGTCGAGAACCCTGGCCGCGAGCGGCTCGTGGAACTTGCGACGCGCGGGCTCCCGGAAGGATACGTTGCTCGGTTCTTCGTCGGGAATGCCCCGGCGCCGAGCGTGCGGCTCGCCGCGGGGGGGTCGCGGGACGTTGTGGTCTCTCTCTCGCTTCCCGCGGGAGCGACGAAGGACGTGGGGCGCACACTCGCCTTCGAACTCGTCGCGACTTCGGAGGGCGTCGAGACCGTTCTTCCCCTGCAAGTGACCGTACTTGGGGCCGGCCGACTCGAACTCGAGGGCGAGAACTGGTTCGCGAATCTGGCGCCGGGCGAGACGCGCGAGGTGAACGTGACGGTTCGAAACTCGGGCACGGCCGCGCTGCGCGATGTCGTCCTCGGCGCCTCGAAGCCCACGGGTTGGCGGACGGCCTTCGATCCGCCCCGCCTCGCGAAGCTCGATCCCGGCGAGCGGAGGGAGGTCACGATGCGCGTCTCTGCGCCGGAGGACGTCGGGACAGGCAAGTACGTCCTCGACGTCGGCGCGAGCGCGGGGGACGTGAACGCGCGCACGCGCACGTTGAGCCTCGACGTCGCGGCGCCTCCGTCCTCCGACCTCGGCTGGATCGCGGCGGCAGCGGTCGCCGCAGTCGTCGCCGTCTTCGTCATCGTCAAGGCCAAGCGAAGGTGATCGTCATGATCGTCGCAGAACACCTCCACAAGCGATTCGATGACGGCGACGTCGCCGTCAAGGAAGCGCACTTCGACGTCGCACCCGGGGAGATCTTCGGGCTTCTTGGGTCGAACGGCGCGGGCAAGACCACGACCGTCCACATGATTCTCGGCCACGTCGAGCCCACCTCGGGCCGCGCCCTCGTGAACGGGATCGACGTCACGAAGGATCCCCTCGCGGCCAAGCGGCACGTCGGGTACGTGAGCGAGAACGTCCTGCTCTACGGCACGCTCACCGCCGAACAGAATTTCCGCTTCTTTGCGCGCATCTCCGGCGCCGACGTCCCAGCCGCGCGCGAGCGGGAGCTGCTCGCGAAGGTCGGCCTCGGCGGCGCAGCGAAGCGCCGCGTCGAGACGTTCTCGAAGGGCATGCGCCAGCG of Candidatus Thermoplasmatota archaeon contains these proteins:
- a CDS encoding ABC transporter ATP-binding protein — translated: MEPAVVARGLAKRFGAHEAVKNVDFDIPAGSTFAFLGPNGAGKTSTMRMIYGLSPVSAGTLTVLGHDVATESRALKRLIGVVPQEANLDMDMTALDNVVTFARFFDITGAPARSRAKELLASVQLEEKADARVATLSGGMKRRLLIARALVNDPALLVLDEPTTGLDPQSRALLWERIRDMRRAGKTVILTTHYMEEAERLSDELVLMDGGRIIERGTPRELVLRHIGREVLELELPRAEQERALKALADRARGSDRSRDFVLFHTDDAEALLREAESEGLEPASAVLRRASLEDVFLKLTGRTLLE
- a CDS encoding ABC transporter permease produces the protein MVALPFSPRLAFRVWQREATLYRKLWASTILSNLFDPFIYLVAMGYGLGAYLTEGFEGVSYLQWIAPGLVASSVMMAAAYEVAWNAYVRIHIERTYEAMMTTPAALEDVVVGEIAWATTRAVIYAAVMLVVLLALGLVRSPWALLVPAIAALGGATFAVLGLTYTVLVKHMEQLTFYFTLVVTPMFLFSGVFFPLDELPAFAQVVAQFSPLYHLVEVVRALVLGTVHAGLFVHTAVLAGVVVALGFLPVRLLRRKLLI
- a CDS encoding NEW3 domain-containing protein, encoding MNRVSAVVLATLLLASAVGLAEGQRSRTFVVSDVARDGNDVSVSLRNVASFARIHFASLTDDGVLVASEFSGEAWSQGHVTLPFRLFRDARVVTLTISFERGNGEERETFAIEIPRPPADAGLYKVIVEDATTDGERARVTLRNAGNRTVASVVLSLEDLAGIKIGTPYFRTIERLAPGDSAVAEFGLVKDAADVAVALEYDNRTTTTKVRLRETEGASGGAPGRLGLKTDFPIREQEPGRSADYSVKVENPGRERLVELATRGLPEGYVARFFVGNAPAPSVRLAAGGSRDVVVSLSLPAGATKDVGRTLAFELVATSEGVETVLPLQVTVLGAGRLELEGENWFANLAPGETREVNVTVRNSGTAALRDVVLGASKPTGWRTAFDPPRLAKLDPGERREVTMRVSAPEDVGTGKYVLDVGASAGDVNARTRTLSLDVAAPPSSDLGWIAAAAVAAVVAVFVIVKAKRR
- a CDS encoding ABC transporter ATP-binding protein translates to MIVAEHLHKRFDDGDVAVKEAHFDVAPGEIFGLLGSNGAGKTTTVHMILGHVEPTSGRALVNGIDVTKDPLAAKRHVGYVSENVLLYGTLTAEQNFRFFARISGADVPAARERELLAKVGLGGAAKRRVETFSKGMRQRLGIAIAVAKDPAAIVMDEPTTGLDPVGARELSMLMGELRSAGKAILLVTHDIYRLKELADRIAVMRDGELLAPVATSAIRDLEALYHEAMGAPLVREVGRVA